A stretch of Thermococcus bergensis DNA encodes these proteins:
- a CDS encoding RNA-guided endonuclease InsQ/TnpB family protein, which yields MPSETIKLTAKFKLKTEPEGLEDLFTLYQEIVNFLLTHTFENNITSFYRLKKETYKTLRREHPELPSHYIYTACQMATSIYKSYRKRKRKGKANGKPVFKKKVIMLDDHLFKLDIEGGFIKLSTPSRRLELEFYPAKYHEKFREWKIGQAWLVKNPKGVFLHVVFSKEVEVRESKAVVGVDLNENNVTLSLPDGNFIQIITHEREIRTGYFLKRRRIQKKLKTGKKRKELLEKYGERERNRLNDLYHKLATKIVELAENYGCIALEDLTNIRDSVRYSAELNGRLHRWSFRKLQSIIEYKAKLKGVSVVFVDPAYSSSLCPICGGKLVPNGHRVLKCSNCGFEADRDVVGSWNIRLKALKMWGVSVPPESPPMKTGGGKPTRYEINALHALYW from the coding sequence ATGCCCTCAGAGACGATTAAACTCACGGCAAAATTCAAACTCAAAACAGAACCCGAAGGGTTAGAAGACCTCTTCACCCTTTACCAAGAAATCGTGAACTTTTTACTCACCCACACTTTTGAAAACAACATTACAAGCTTCTACAGGTTGAAGAAAGAAACCTACAAGACCCTCCGGAGAGAACATCCAGAACTCCCAAGCCACTACATTTACACGGCCTGCCAAATGGCTACCTCAATCTACAAGAGTTACAGGAAGAGGAAGAGAAAAGGAAAAGCTAATGGAAAGCCTGTTTTCAAGAAAAAAGTGATAATGCTTGATGATCACCTCTTCAAACTCGACATTGAAGGAGGATTTATTAAACTCTCAACTCCAAGTAGAAGGCTGGAACTGGAGTTTTACCCTGCAAAGTACCACGAGAAGTTTAGGGAGTGGAAAATAGGACAAGCCTGGCTGGTTAAAAATCCAAAAGGAGTTTTTCTCCACGTGGTGTTCTCAAAGGAAGTTGAAGTCAGAGAGTCAAAAGCCGTCGTTGGTGTGGACTTGAACGAGAATAATGTAACCCTCAGCCTTCCAGATGGGAACTTTATCCAGATCATTACTCACGAGAGGGAAATTAGAACGGGTTATTTCTTGAAGAGGAGGAGAATTCAGAAGAAGCTAAAAACGGGTAAAAAGAGAAAAGAGCTTTTGGAAAAGTATGGCGAAAGAGAAAGGAACAGACTAAATGACTTGTATCACAAGTTAGCAACCAAGATTGTTGAACTGGCAGAGAATTATGGTTGTATTGCCCTTGAGGATTTGACTAATATTAGAGACTCAGTCAGATACTCTGCTGAGTTGAATGGTCGCTTGCACAGGTGGAGTTTTAGAAAGCTTCAATCCATTATCGAGTATAAAGCCAAGTTAAAGGGTGTGAGTGTCGTTTTTGTTGATCCTGCTTACTCTTCATCCCTGTGTCCGATATGTGGGGGGAAGCTAGTCCCGAATGGGCACAGGGTTTTAAAGTGCTCGAATTGTGGTTTTGAGGCTGATAGGGATGTGGTTGGCTCGTGGAATATTCGCTTGAAAGCCCTGAAGATGTGGGGAGTTTCCGTTCCCCCCGAAAGCCCTCCGATGAAGACGGGAGGAGGGAAGCCTACCCGTTACGAAATTAACGCCCTACACGCACTTTACTGGTAG
- a CDS encoding helix-turn-helix domain-containing protein, whose protein sequence is MKEAKLIPKNGHYLLYVRADILSAPLPKNVFELFDVQKKGMVIFEKGTFGPEGVTLYVICEDKLVGDVITTIKEVYGAEVAGIEDYSPEYSPLLKLTDKQLEVLLFAYKSGYFDSPRRVTLRELAQILGLSPSTVKEHLREAEKKILEELIG, encoded by the coding sequence GTGAAGGAGGCGAAACTGATACCTAAAAATGGCCACTACCTTCTCTACGTGAGGGCAGACATCCTCAGCGCTCCACTCCCGAAGAACGTCTTTGAACTATTTGATGTGCAGAAAAAAGGGATGGTGATTTTCGAAAAGGGGACTTTTGGTCCGGAGGGTGTTACCCTGTACGTAATCTGCGAAGATAAGCTCGTAGGGGATGTCATAACAACAATTAAAGAAGTCTACGGGGCGGAAGTGGCTGGGATTGAGGACTACAGTCCCGAGTACAGCCCACTGCTGAAGCTGACAGACAAGCAGTTGGAGGTCCTCCTTTTTGCTTATAAGAGCGGCTATTTTGACAGCCCGCGGAGGGTAACCCTCAGAGAGCTGGCACAGATACTCGGTCTGAGCCCTTCAACCGTGAAGGAGCACTTAAGGGAGGCGGAGAAGAAAATCCTTGAGGAGCTGATAGGCTGA
- a CDS encoding pentapeptide repeat-containing protein → MCKMAHYGNCDPETADQEYCIFHKPNKSEEEAKEFYRKFLERFQPRVEEIEIGIKRFVFEKKVEARGFVFPEIPNEPLEYEDAYGNHWREIFSFEWAVFENGADFGYADFRNAAYLSFDVISFQNDFLSFEYAMFKGKANFENAIFTVARFTRAQFDHGRFTEAKFEYAEFIWAIFNIADFSKAIFKEEAVFEDSRARMGLFMGSKFEKGQFTRAQFEKAYFTDETLVYPGELFTIYEVWTDFKEADFTGAKFGELYFEKVRVLKSLNFDGVVITDRAALITKPPYDIRSLLDEECMNKQCWKNIDINNPLQACKKRFCHPQPLAETAKLQRIMYERLGDRENADKMFVLEMRAKRRLRKSKLSENAVQKAVSTWGVRQLLKFHDMVLSWLFNSSSPSEELLKLLVAIGPMAVVGLILTLFIMTFQFLYLAGYIGEVLIGDWVSLYGTSWERVLGASFLTIFGSAGGFWVCQKLGLGTVCLHSSVTPAGVVCEYTIHTFKDALYYSLVTFTTLGYGDMHPTGWLKALSALEAFTGAVFMALIVAVIARKWMR, encoded by the coding sequence ATGTGCAAGATGGCACACTATGGAAACTGCGACCCAGAGACTGCCGATCAGGAGTATTGTATTTTTCATAAGCCAAACAAGAGTGAAGAAGAGGCCAAGGAGTTTTACAGGAAGTTTTTGGAGAGGTTTCAGCCGAGGGTCGAGGAGATTGAAATTGGAATAAAAAGATTTGTCTTCGAGAAAAAAGTCGAGGCAAGAGGATTTGTATTTCCTGAAATTCCAAACGAACCTTTAGAATATGAAGATGCCTATGGCAATCACTGGCGGGAGATATTTTCATTTGAATGGGCAGTTTTCGAAAATGGGGCAGATTTTGGCTATGCTGATTTCAGGAATGCTGCCTACCTCTCATTTGATGTTATATCTTTCCAAAATGATTTCCTAAGTTTCGAATATGCAATGTTCAAAGGCAAAGCAAATTTTGAGAATGCAATTTTTACCGTTGCTAGATTTACAAGAGCCCAGTTTGATCACGGACGTTTTACAGAAGCTAAATTTGAATATGCAGAGTTTATTTGGGCAATTTTTAATATCGCAGACTTTAGTAAGGCAATTTTTAAGGAAGAGGCAGTCTTTGAAGACTCACGGGCCAGAATGGGACTATTTATGGGAAGCAAATTTGAGAAAGGTCAATTTACAAGGGCCCAGTTCGAAAAAGCATATTTTACCGACGAAACACTGGTCTATCCCGGAGAGCTTTTCACTATTTATGAGGTTTGGACAGATTTCAAAGAGGCCGATTTCACAGGTGCAAAATTTGGAGAGCTATACTTCGAAAAAGTGAGAGTTCTGAAAAGTCTTAATTTTGATGGGGTTGTGATAACAGATAGAGCGGCATTAATTACCAAGCCTCCCTATGACATACGCTCACTTTTAGATGAGGAGTGCATGAACAAACAATGCTGGAAGAACATCGACATTAACAATCCCCTTCAGGCCTGCAAAAAACGGTTTTGTCACCCTCAACCACTGGCAGAAACCGCCAAACTACAACGCATTATGTACGAACGTCTCGGCGACAGAGAAAATGCCGACAAAATGTTCGTTCTTGAAATGCGTGCCAAAAGAAGGCTTAGAAAATCTAAACTGTCAGAAAATGCAGTTCAAAAAGCAGTTTCAACGTGGGGCGTTAGACAATTATTAAAGTTTCACGACATGGTATTATCGTGGTTATTTAATTCATCAAGCCCTTCGGAGGAACTCCTAAAATTGCTGGTTGCGATTGGCCCAATGGCGGTTGTAGGCCTAATACTGACCCTCTTTATTATGACCTTCCAGTTTTTATATCTAGCAGGATATATTGGAGAGGTTCTCATTGGGGATTGGGTATCCTTGTACGGTACAAGCTGGGAACGCGTCCTTGGGGCATCGTTTTTAACAATATTCGGGTCTGCAGGGGGCTTTTGGGTATGTCAAAAACTTGGTTTGGGAACAGTTTGCTTACACTCAAGTGTAACACCGGCAGGAGTTGTTTGTGAGTATACTATACACACATTCAAAGATGCCCTCTACTACTCCCTCGTCACCTTCACGACCCTCGGCTACGGCGACATGCACCCGACGGGCTGGCTTAAAGCCCTCAGTGCCCTTGAGGCCTTCACGGGAGCGGTGTTCATGGCGCTAATCGTCGCAGTCATAGCAAGAAAATGGATGAGGTAA
- a CDS encoding SDR family oxidoreductase → MGCYNLRDKVAIVTGGGQGIGAAIAQLFAENGAKVVIAEIDEEAGTERERMLREKGLEVTFIKTDVGDEDSVREMVRKTVELYGGVDILVNNAAIQPDGKSIFERSLEEWERTIRVNLTGPYICSRYAAEEMKKRGGGVIINIASTRALMSEPNTEPYSASKGGLVALTHSLAISLAPYRIRVVCISPGWIETSRWKKSSLRSEPKLRPIDHEQHPAGRVGDPMDIAHMCAFLADNEKAGFITGVNFVVDGGMTVKMIYVD, encoded by the coding sequence ATGGGATGTTACAACCTTAGGGATAAAGTTGCCATAGTCACGGGAGGTGGACAGGGGATTGGTGCTGCGATAGCCCAGCTCTTTGCCGAAAACGGTGCGAAGGTGGTCATAGCGGAGATAGACGAGGAGGCAGGGACTGAGAGGGAGCGGATGCTCAGGGAAAAAGGGCTCGAAGTAACATTCATAAAAACGGACGTGGGCGACGAGGACTCCGTCAGGGAAATGGTGAGGAAGACCGTGGAGCTTTATGGTGGCGTGGACATCCTCGTGAACAACGCCGCGATACAGCCTGACGGGAAGAGCATATTCGAGCGCTCCCTCGAAGAGTGGGAGAGGACGATAAGGGTGAACCTCACCGGGCCTTACATATGCTCCCGCTATGCCGCCGAGGAGATGAAAAAGCGCGGGGGAGGAGTAATCATCAACATAGCGAGCACGAGGGCGCTGATGTCAGAACCCAACACCGAACCATACTCCGCGTCGAAAGGCGGATTGGTTGCCCTAACGCACTCCCTCGCGATAAGCTTAGCTCCATACAGGATAAGGGTCGTCTGCATAAGCCCTGGGTGGATAGAGACCTCAAGGTGGAAGAAGTCAAGTCTTAGGTCGGAGCCGAAGCTAAGGCCTATAGACCACGAGCAGCACCCGGCGGGAAGGGTTGGCGATCCAATGGACATAGCCCATATGTGCGCCTTCCTTGCGGACAACGAAAAAGCGGGCTTCATAACGGGCGTGAACTTCGTAGTTGATGGAGGAATGACGGTAAAGATGATATACGTCGATTAG
- a CDS encoding nicotinamide-nucleotide adenylyltransferase, with product MRGLFVGRFQPVHNGHLKALEYVFEQVDEVIIGIGSAQVSHTLKNPFTTSERMEMLIRALNEAGIERSKYMMIPLPDINFNSIWVPYVEAMVPKFEVVFTGNSLVAQLFRERGYKVVVQPMFRKDILSATEIRRRMIEGEPWEDLVPKSVAEYIKEIKGVERIRMLATDLEKNEKELQAPIRIPEF from the coding sequence ATGAGGGGTCTCTTTGTTGGTAGATTTCAGCCGGTACATAACGGGCATTTAAAAGCTCTTGAATATGTTTTTGAGCAGGTTGATGAGGTTATAATCGGCATCGGGAGTGCTCAGGTTAGCCATACTTTAAAAAACCCATTCACAACAAGCGAAAGAATGGAGATGCTAATAAGAGCACTTAATGAAGCCGGGATTGAAAGGAGTAAATACATGATGATCCCCCTGCCGGATATAAACTTCAACTCTATCTGGGTTCCCTATGTAGAGGCTATGGTTCCAAAGTTTGAGGTCGTCTTTACCGGGAACTCTCTCGTAGCCCAGCTCTTCAGGGAGAGGGGATACAAAGTGGTAGTTCAGCCGATGTTCAGAAAGGACATTCTTTCCGCTACGGAGATAAGGAGAAGAATGATAGAAGGAGAACCCTGGGAGGACCTCGTCCCAAAGAGTGTGGCGGAATACATTAAAGAGATCAAAGGAGTTGAGAGAATAAGAATGCTGGCGACAGACTTGGAGAAGAACGAGAAGGAGCTTCAGGCACCGATAAGGATTCCTGAGTTCTGA
- a CDS encoding GNAT family N-acetyltransferase encodes MAGMIIKQLKSEEERFACLEIAKNLPEWFNENGKRGIERDLKKEETFIAVEDGEVAGFITVKPLNDKAIEIIWMAVKRELRGRGIGSRLLNSIEELAARRGFEVLVVKTSGDLSYKPYDETRRFYEKRGFVRIALIDPYPKWGEEALIYVKCLHKI; translated from the coding sequence ATGGCTGGAATGATAATTAAGCAACTCAAAAGTGAAGAAGAGAGGTTTGCCTGCCTTGAGATAGCAAAAAACCTACCCGAGTGGTTTAACGAGAACGGGAAAAGGGGAATTGAGAGGGACTTGAAGAAGGAGGAGACCTTCATAGCGGTCGAAGACGGAGAAGTTGCAGGCTTTATAACGGTTAAACCGCTCAACGATAAGGCCATCGAAATCATCTGGATGGCCGTGAAGAGAGAGCTGAGAGGTAGAGGGATAGGCTCTCGGCTTCTGAACTCCATCGAAGAGCTTGCAGCGCGGAGGGGCTTTGAGGTTCTGGTAGTTAAGACCTCTGGAGACCTCTCTTACAAACCCTATGACGAGACGAGGAGGTTTTACGAAAAGAGAGGTTTTGTGAGGATTGCTCTGATAGATCCGTACCCCAAGTGGGGCGAGGAAGCACTGATATACGTGAAATGCCTCCACAAAATTTAA
- a CDS encoding ABC transporter permease: MSFVKKFGAIYKTDLKLLRRDPMLLYSVAMTLVFLLIVRYFKDRVGIYYPLLALLTLIFIPMIFGMIPGFMMADEKEDKTIQALKVIPISSEAFLAYRLTWASIMTVVLTGVGPYILDIDLPREGLLALMALFVLEVWIFGLLITVFSESRMQALTVSKVLGWFLFLPPLIKLIVVWRNLSTDWSKFTAFLPTYWIYRVFEGIPANDYSDFPIALVVHLAWLIPLVVLFRKRVL, encoded by the coding sequence ATGAGTTTTGTGAAAAAGTTTGGAGCTATTTACAAGACAGACCTCAAGCTCCTGAGGAGGGACCCGATGCTCCTTTACAGCGTGGCGATGACGCTGGTCTTCCTCCTAATCGTCCGCTACTTCAAAGACCGCGTTGGCATCTACTACCCACTGCTCGCACTGCTGACCCTCATCTTCATACCAATGATATTCGGCATGATACCTGGCTTCATGATGGCTGACGAGAAAGAAGACAAGACCATACAGGCTCTAAAGGTCATCCCCATATCGAGCGAGGCCTTTCTGGCCTACAGGCTCACGTGGGCGTCAATAATGACAGTGGTGCTGACGGGTGTTGGCCCGTACATCCTCGACATAGACCTCCCGCGGGAGGGACTTCTGGCACTGATGGCCCTCTTCGTCCTGGAGGTGTGGATTTTCGGACTGCTCATCACGGTGTTCTCCGAGTCCAGAATGCAGGCGCTAACAGTCTCTAAAGTTCTCGGCTGGTTCTTATTTCTCCCGCCGCTGATAAAGCTCATCGTCGTCTGGAGGAACCTTTCAACGGACTGGAGCAAGTTCACGGCCTTCCTCCCAACTTACTGGATCTACAGGGTCTTCGAAGGAATTCCGGCCAACGACTACAGCGACTTCCCAATAGCCCTTGTGGTACATCTGGCGTGGTTGATACCTCTGGTAGTGCTGTTTAGAAAAAGGGTGCTGTGA
- a CDS encoding ABC transporter permease encodes MMKNLLKTNLIVGTRSYVYPIYVLIGLAYGLMLMAFPEQYLPTMVPVFLLFEPGLVGFMFVGTEIFAEKKDGAIGALAVTPIEWKSYILAKTAILSVLSIVGAVLIMAIGTRSLNGLPYVVVGVFLCSVVYTLLGIGISAKYYDLDDYFVPIMAVLVVSLLPFAHYHGYLSGEVWKVLYLVPSYPALYFFKAPFVDVSRDTLVLSAAALLVWSAIAYYIAKMRFYKYAVEGVR; translated from the coding sequence ATGATGAAGAACCTGCTGAAGACGAACCTCATAGTCGGTACGAGGAGCTATGTTTATCCGATATACGTGCTGATAGGCCTAGCCTACGGCCTGATGCTCATGGCCTTCCCGGAGCAGTACCTTCCAACCATGGTACCGGTGTTCCTCCTCTTCGAGCCGGGCCTTGTGGGCTTCATGTTCGTGGGCACTGAAATATTCGCAGAAAAGAAGGACGGGGCGATAGGAGCACTTGCCGTGACGCCGATAGAGTGGAAGAGCTACATCCTAGCTAAAACGGCTATTTTAAGCGTTCTTTCAATCGTGGGGGCTGTGCTGATAATGGCCATAGGCACACGTTCTCTCAACGGGCTTCCCTACGTGGTAGTTGGGGTCTTCCTTTGCTCCGTAGTCTACACTCTCCTTGGAATAGGCATATCTGCAAAATACTACGACCTGGACGACTACTTCGTCCCGATAATGGCTGTCCTCGTGGTCTCCCTCCTACCGTTCGCCCACTACCACGGCTACCTCTCGGGCGAGGTCTGGAAAGTCCTCTACCTTGTACCAAGCTACCCGGCGCTTTACTTCTTCAAGGCGCCGTTCGTTGATGTCTCGAGGGATACCTTAGTATTATCAGCAGCGGCCCTGCTCGTTTGGTCTGCTATAGCGTATTACATAGCTAAAATGAGGTTTTACAAGTATGCTGTGGAGGGAGTGAGATGA
- a CDS encoding ABC transporter ATP-binding protein encodes MPVIEVKNVRKYYGDVRGVENLSFEVEEGEIYGFLGPNGAGKTTTVKILVKIIKDYTGEVKVFGKDLREWGKDYYNKIGVSFEFPAVYSRLTALENLQFFASFYKKHLDPMEVLKMVGLDKEANQLVAGFSKGMKKKLDLARALLPDPEILFLDEPLEGLDPASARKIKDLLLEMKRSGKTVFLTTHNMYVADELCDRVAFIVDGAVRLVDNPGELKVKMGKRLVKVEYVEDGNVKTAEFPLEGIGQNEEFLNILRNHEIRRINTEEPTLEEIFLKVTGRRLV; translated from the coding sequence ATGCCTGTGATTGAAGTTAAAAACGTTAGGAAGTATTACGGCGATGTTAGGGGTGTTGAGAACCTGAGCTTCGAAGTCGAGGAAGGGGAAATCTACGGCTTTCTTGGGCCGAACGGGGCTGGAAAAACCACAACCGTCAAAATCCTCGTGAAGATAATCAAGGACTATACTGGTGAAGTTAAAGTTTTTGGCAAAGACCTGCGCGAGTGGGGCAAAGACTACTACAACAAAATCGGCGTCTCCTTTGAGTTCCCTGCAGTTTACTCCCGCCTCACGGCCCTCGAAAACCTCCAGTTCTTCGCGAGCTTCTACAAAAAGCACCTCGACCCAATGGAAGTCCTCAAGATGGTGGGGCTTGACAAGGAAGCGAATCAACTCGTTGCAGGGTTTTCCAAGGGTATGAAGAAGAAGCTCGACCTGGCGAGGGCTCTGCTCCCGGACCCCGAGATACTCTTCCTCGACGAGCCGCTTGAGGGCCTCGACCCCGCGAGCGCGAGAAAGATCAAAGACCTCCTCCTGGAGATGAAGAGGAGCGGGAAGACGGTGTTTCTCACGACACACAACATGTATGTCGCGGACGAGCTGTGCGACAGAGTCGCTTTCATCGTCGATGGTGCCGTCAGGCTCGTAGACAACCCGGGTGAACTCAAGGTGAAGATGGGCAAGAGGCTCGTTAAGGTGGAGTACGTTGAGGACGGAAACGTCAAGACAGCGGAGTTTCCACTTGAGGGCATCGGCCAGAACGAGGAGTTCCTGAACATCCTGAGAAACCACGAGATAAGGAGAATCAACACAGAGGAGCCGACCCTGGAGGAAATATTCCTCAAGGTGACGGGGAGGCGGCTTGTATGA
- a CDS encoding thiamine-phosphate kinase, whose product MEREIIELFMEHLNNQGDLPLGDDAGALKLGEEWLVATNDMLVKSTDVPEIMTPEQVGFKVFTMNVSDVAAMGGKPVGFLFSLGVPKSIDMDYLEGIAKGIAKASEFYSTPVISADTNEACDLIIDGIAIGKTKRLLTRSGAKEGDLVCVTGDVGRALAGLKVYFENLEVSERTRKALYEKLLEPKARVEEGQILSRYANAAIDISDGMSKELHLIANMSRVRIMIDAERLPIREEVFEVAELLGIDPVSIALASGEEFELIFTIPEEHAKKLDFEFSIIGRVERGEGVYLRRNGKVERMPLLGWEHLTGH is encoded by the coding sequence GTGGAGCGCGAGATAATAGAGCTGTTCATGGAGCACCTTAACAATCAAGGGGATTTACCTCTGGGAGACGATGCCGGAGCGCTGAAGCTTGGCGAAGAGTGGCTTGTGGCGACAAACGACATGCTGGTGAAGAGCACAGACGTTCCAGAGATAATGACGCCCGAGCAGGTTGGCTTCAAGGTATTCACCATGAATGTGAGCGACGTTGCCGCCATGGGAGGCAAGCCAGTAGGCTTTCTTTTCTCCCTTGGAGTGCCGAAGAGTATTGATATGGACTATCTTGAGGGCATCGCAAAAGGAATCGCTAAGGCTTCTGAGTTCTACAGCACGCCCGTGATAAGTGCCGACACGAATGAGGCCTGCGATTTGATAATCGACGGAATAGCCATTGGAAAAACTAAACGGCTACTCACAAGAAGCGGGGCAAAGGAAGGAGACCTGGTCTGTGTCACCGGTGACGTTGGGAGGGCCCTTGCTGGACTTAAGGTTTACTTCGAGAATCTTGAGGTGAGCGAGAGGACAAGGAAGGCCTTATACGAGAAGCTCCTCGAGCCGAAGGCGAGAGTTGAGGAGGGGCAGATTTTAAGCAGGTACGCAAATGCCGCAATAGACATAAGTGATGGCATGAGCAAGGAGCTCCACCTGATAGCTAACATGAGCCGGGTAAGGATAATGATCGATGCTGAGAGGCTTCCAATAAGGGAGGAGGTCTTTGAGGTTGCGGAGCTCTTGGGCATTGATCCAGTTAGCATCGCCCTCGCAAGTGGGGAGGAGTTTGAACTGATTTTCACAATTCCGGAAGAGCACGCTAAGAAGCTTGACTTCGAGTTCTCCATAATCGGAAGGGTTGAAAGGGGAGAGGGAGTTTACCTGAGAAGAAATGGAAAAGTTGAGAGGATGCCCCTTCTGGGATGGGAGCATTTAACGGGGCACTGA
- a CDS encoding DUF835 domain-containing protein — translation MLLLSIALWIDFLAAFTQQPILTCLGLSPDATALMPLLSMFAVIEAVLLITTSFFVLERLKMFWGALTVAISSLLGPAYILAGVLLNVSPTVLMAFPLLFLGIALMLAGYALVKEEVGTKNIATLFPLGLFLLGIINVTYPITIRTSVASYLYGLGAVFRTMVFVGMARYALFHVVPPKSISVNLPPGAFYVESRRALKILIDKMQQSGNGVLITRSSPQKMAFTFPVFWITRIISGRISENAMAISPTDIGILLDLVKRHLEKGHSLVVIDSFEYLVVENGFESALKFLLSLKDIVMNFNGTLIVITSPSLYSEKQWGMISRELEKLKLE, via the coding sequence ATGCTACTCTTGAGTATAGCCCTGTGGATAGACTTTCTGGCTGCGTTTACTCAGCAGCCTATTCTGACATGCTTAGGCTTGTCCCCAGACGCAACGGCTCTAATGCCTCTCTTAAGCATGTTTGCGGTGATAGAGGCAGTTCTTCTTATAACCACCTCCTTCTTTGTCCTTGAGCGTCTTAAGATGTTCTGGGGAGCACTTACAGTCGCCATCAGTTCTCTTCTCGGCCCAGCGTATATCCTTGCGGGTGTTCTTCTCAATGTGTCCCCTACAGTTCTCATGGCTTTCCCCCTTCTATTCTTGGGTATTGCCTTAATGCTTGCAGGATATGCCCTCGTTAAAGAGGAGGTAGGCACTAAAAACATAGCAACGCTGTTTCCTCTCGGACTGTTTCTCCTGGGAATCATCAACGTCACATACCCGATAACAATAAGGACCTCCGTTGCCTCATACCTTTATGGTCTTGGAGCGGTTTTTAGAACCATGGTATTTGTGGGTATGGCGAGGTATGCCCTCTTCCATGTGGTTCCTCCAAAAAGCATAAGCGTAAACCTGCCACCCGGGGCGTTCTACGTGGAAAGCCGAAGAGCCTTAAAAATACTGATTGATAAAATGCAGCAATCAGGAAACGGTGTCCTTATAACAAGAAGCTCACCGCAGAAAATGGCCTTTACGTTCCCGGTGTTCTGGATTACCCGGATAATCTCCGGCAGGATAAGTGAAAACGCAATGGCGATTTCCCCTACCGACATAGGCATTCTCCTTGACCTCGTAAAGAGACATCTTGAGAAGGGGCACTCACTGGTAGTGATCGATAGTTTTGAATACCTTGTGGTCGAAAACGGCTTTGAAAGCGCGCTTAAATTCCTGCTCTCGCTGAAAGACATCGTAATGAACTTCAACGGCACACTTATCGTCATCACATCGCCCTCTCTGTACTCGGAGAAGCAGTGGGGAATGATTTCAAGGGAGCTGGAAAAGCTCAAACTGGAATGA
- a CDS encoding class I SAM-dependent methyltransferase, whose amino-acid sequence MKKSVWEEFFDIEAPHYLNEPFTKNTEKEIEFIMREFRLPKGAKILDVGCGVGRHSIELAKRGYRVTGIDISEGMLREAMKRAEKEGVNVEFIKADATKFKREGEFDAAICLCEGAFSLLGLSDDPIEHDLAILRNVYESLKPGGKFLLTALSALGRVKKATNEDIEKGLFDPHSMTFFEEIEAPNGQKFPIRERVYTPTELQLMFRMVGFKVLGVWGGTAGRWGKRKVDFDDIEIMVLAEKPAEEKG is encoded by the coding sequence GTGAAAAAGAGCGTATGGGAAGAGTTCTTTGACATAGAAGCTCCCCACTACCTGAACGAGCCCTTTACCAAGAACACGGAAAAGGAGATTGAGTTCATCATGCGGGAGTTCAGGCTCCCCAAAGGGGCAAAGATTCTTGACGTCGGCTGTGGGGTTGGGAGGCACTCAATAGAGCTCGCGAAGAGAGGTTATAGAGTTACCGGGATAGACATCTCAGAGGGTATGCTCAGAGAGGCCATGAAGCGAGCGGAGAAAGAAGGTGTAAATGTGGAGTTCATCAAGGCCGACGCCACGAAGTTCAAGCGGGAGGGGGAGTTCGACGCCGCGATATGCCTCTGTGAAGGGGCCTTCTCGCTTCTCGGCCTGAGCGACGACCCCATAGAGCACGACCTCGCAATCCTGCGCAATGTCTATGAGTCCCTAAAACCCGGCGGGAAGTTCCTGCTCACGGCTCTCAGCGCCCTCGGGAGGGTGAAGAAAGCGACCAACGAGGACATAGAAAAGGGCCTCTTCGACCCGCATTCGATGACGTTCTTTGAGGAGATTGAAGCCCCCAACGGCCAGAAGTTCCCCATAAGGGAGCGCGTCTACACCCCAACGGAGCTCCAGCTGATGTTCAGGATGGTCGGCTTCAAAGTCCTCGGCGTCTGGGGCGGGACTGCGGGACGGTGGGGCAAGAGGAAGGTTGACTTTGACGACATCGAGATAATGGTGCTCGCCGAGAAGCCTGCGGAGGAAAAGGGCTGA